One stretch of Salmo trutta chromosome 7, fSalTru1.1, whole genome shotgun sequence DNA includes these proteins:
- the meak7 gene encoding MTOR-associated protein MEAK7, which produces MGNTDSVVVQKRLARFRPEERPVVEGVFDRLHGASPSGGAGKAGKVLTLGMLKPCMGNIASDSMIKRVYAGMCSMDPGGAPPPPGAGVSREQLVVFLADVLRGTAEERAPLFMAMAQGPGTGVATCDQIIEFLQDLVSAVVQIIIQKGRLQGWKPERMADSSIGVKLLAEQMSSELKPSDQRTCDVPCLEDWLFRVSNVAMYMDLLIGEGLNVGLTSRPPPTLLPPCWETPWEKLRCLLDLPVLMFLTPQLPDGYNIPWKLLFSTQLHGESFTKIVGSCKGRGPTVLLIKDTKGHIFGGFASHGWEVKPQFQGDSRCFLFSVFPCLRVYTCTGYNQHYMYLNQGQQTMPNGLGMGGQHGYFGLWLDSDFGRGHSRARPRCTTYGSPQLSAEEDFTLDSLEVWGVGKPPEEEEGATGGKRSILDADPEVQAMMEMAGKTLHSQGLREPEENNG; this is translated from the exons ATGGGGAACACCGATAGTGTTGTGGTGCAGAAACGGCTGGCCCGTTTTCGCCCAGAGGAGCGGCCCGTTGTGGAGGGAGTGTTCGATCGGCTCCACGGCGCGAGTCCATCAGGTGGCGCTGGAAAAGCAGGGAAGGTTTTAACGCTGGGCATGTTGAAG CCCTGTATGGGAAACATTGCCTCTGACTCTATGATAAAGAGGGTCTATGCTGGGATGTGTAGCATGGACCCCGGAGGGGCCCCTCCTCCCCCTGGGGCTGGGGTGAGTCGGGAGCAGCTGGTGGTCTTCTTGGCCGATGTCCTGCGAGGCACTGCAGAGGAGCGGGCGCCCCTTTTCATGGCAATGGCTCAGGGGCCAGGGACAGGTGTTGCCACATGTGACCAAATAATAGAG TTCTTGCAGGACCTGGTTTCTGCTGTGGTGCAGATCATCATCCAGAAGGGTCGTTTGCAGGGTTGGAAGCCAGAGCGTATGGCTGACAGTTCCATTGGTGTTAAACTATTGGCTGAACAGATGAGCTCTGAACTAAAACCCTCAG ACCAGCGTACCTGTGACGTCCCATGTTTGGAGGACTGGCTGTTCAGAGTTTCCAATGTGGCCATGTACATGGACCTTCTGATAGGTGAAGGCCTAAACGTGGGCTTAACCTCCCGTCCCCCTCCCACCCTACTGCCCCCCTGCTGGGAAACCCCTTGGGAGAAGCTGCGCTGCCTGCTGGACCTGCCTGTGCTGATGTTCCTCACACCACAGTTACCTGATGGGTACAACATCCCCTGGAAGCTGCTTTTCTCCACTCAGCTGCATGGGGAGAGCTTCACCAAAATAGTAGGCAGCTGTAAAGGCCGCGGGCCCACCGTGCTCCTGATCAAAGACACTAAGGGACACATCTTTGGTGGCTTCGCCTCCCATGGCTGGGAAGTAAAGCCTCAGTTCcaag GAGACTCCAGGTGCTTCCTGTTCTCAGTATTCCCCTGTCTACGGGTGTACACCTGCACAGGATACAACCAGCACTACATGTACCTCAACCAGGGCCAGCAGACCATGCCCAATGGCTTG GGCATGGGTGGTCAGCATGGGTACTTTGGCCTGTGGCTGGACAGTGATTTTGGCCGTGGGCATAGCCGGGCACGGCCTCGCTGCACTACCTACGGCAGCCCTCAGCTCTCTGCTGAGGAGGACTTCACCCTGGACTCTCTGGAGGTGTGGGGGGTTGGCAAGCcccctgaggaggaagag GGAGCGACAGGAGGCAAGAGGAGTATCTTGGATGCAGACCCTGAGGTTCAGGCCATGATGGAGATGGCAGGGAAGACCCTACACAGCCAGGGCCTCCGAGAGCCAGAGGAGAACAATGGATAA